One region of Nycticebus coucang isolate mNycCou1 chromosome 10, mNycCou1.pri, whole genome shotgun sequence genomic DNA includes:
- the ZFP36 gene encoding mRNA decay activator protein ZFP36 — protein sequence MATRATMDLTAIYESLLSLSPEIPSDHGGTESSPGRGSSGLWSLNSSDSPSGVPCRLPGRSTSLVEARSCGWVPPPPGFAPLVPRSGPELSPSPTSPTSIPATSSRYKTELCRTFSESGRCRYGAKCQFAHGLGELRQANRHPKYKTELCHKFYLQGRCPYGSRCHFIHNPSEDLAAPGQPHMLRQSISFSGLPSGRRTSPPPAGLAGPSLSSCSFSPSSSPPPPGDLPLSPSAFSAAPGTPVARRDPTPACCPSCRRATPGSIWGPLGGLARSPSAHSLGSDPDEYASSGSSLGGSDSPVFEVGVFGPPQPPAAARRLPIFNRISVSE from the exons ATGGCCACCCGCGCCACTATGGATCTCACTGCCATCTATGAG AGCCTCCTGTCGCTGAGCCCTGAAATACCATCCGACCACGGAGGGACTGAGTCCAGCCCAGGCAGGGGCTCCTCGGGACTCTGGAGCCTGAACTCATCGGACAGCCCATCTGGGGTCCCCTGTCGCCTGCCTGGCCGTTCCACCAGCTTGGTGGAGGCCCGCAGCTGTGGCTGGGTGCCTCCACCCCCTGGCTTCGCACCCCTGGTGCCCCGGTCGGGCCCTGAACTGTCGCCCTCACCCACCTCGCCTACCTCGATTCCTGCCACTTCCTCCCGCTACAAGACAGAGCTCTGTCGGACCTTCTCAGAGAGTGGTCGCTGCCGCTATGGAGCCAAGTGCCAGTTTGCCCATGGCCTGGGTGAGCTGCGCCAGGCCAATCGCCACCCCAAGTACAAGACCGAACTCTGCCACAAGTTCTACCTCCAGGGCCGATGCCCCTACGGCTCACGCTGCCACTTCATCCACAATCCCAGCGAGGACCTGGCCGCCCCAGGCCAACCTCATATGTTGCGTCAGAGCATCAGCTTCTCTGGCCTGCCCTCAGGTCGCCGAACCTCACCACCACCAGCTGGCCTGGCAGGCCCTTCCCTGTCCTCATGCTCCTTCTCACCCTCCagctccccaccaccacctgggGACCTTCCACTTTCACCTTCTGCATTCTCTGCTGCCCCTGGGACCCCTGTGGCAAGAAGAGACCCCACCCCAGCCTGTTGTCCCTCCTGCCGAAGGGCCACTCCAGGCAGTATCTGGGGGCCCTTGGGTGGCCTGGCTCGGAGCCCCTCTGCACACTCCCTGGGATCTGACCCCGATGAATATGccagcagtggcagcagcttGGGGGGATCTGACTCACCTGTCTTTGAAGTGGGGGTTTTTGGGCCACCCCAGCCACCTGCAGCTGCCCGAAGACTCCCCATTTTCAATCGAATCTCTGTTTCTGAGTGA